In Spirochaeta thermophila DSM 6578, the DNA window CCTCACTCCCCGCCGAGGAGCACCTCGATCAGCCGTTCCAGGTCGTCCTTGGAGAAATAGGCGATCTCCACCACCCCCCGCTCGAGCGAACCCTTGATCCGCACCTTGGTCCCCAAGCGCTCGATACACCGATCCTCCAAATCCCTGAGAAAGGGATCCCTCGCGCGCTCATCCGCCGGCGTCTTCCGACCCGCGGCATCCCCCGCAACCCTCGCAGCCCGACGCTCCGCCTCACGCACCGAGAGCCCCTCCTTCACGATCTGGGAGAACAAGCGCCTTCGGCCCTCATCATCCGGCACGGAGAGGATGGCCCTCGCATGCCCGGGCGTGATCGTCCGCTCGTCGAGCGCCCGCTGCATCTCCTCGGGAAGCTGGAGCAACCTGAGGGCATTGGCGATCACGGGCCTGCTCTTTCCCAACCGCTCTGCGAGTTGCTCCTGCGTGAGGCCTGCGTGCTCCATGAGGGCACGGTAGGCTTGTGCCTCCTCGATGGGGGTCAGATCCTCCCGCTGGATGTTCTCTATGAGGGCGATCTCCAGACGCTCCTGCTCAGTGAAGGAACGGACGATCACCGGTACGGTCGTACGCCCTGCGAGCTTCGCCGCCCTGTATCGCCGCTCCCCTGCCACGATCCTGAACTTCCCCCCGGGAAGCTCCTCCACGAGGAGCGGCTGGAGCACCCCCTTTTCTTTGATCGACCTCGCCAGATCCTCGAGCGCCGCCTCGTCGAAGTGCTTCCGCGGCTGTCCCTCCTGAGGGACCAGACGCTCCACCTCCACCTCCCGGAGCGAACCCTCCTCTTCGGAAAAATCGAGCCCTCCCCCCAACAAGGCGTCGATCCCCTTGCCCAGTCCTCGCTTAGCCACGGGACAGCACCTCCTCTGCGAGTTTCTTGTAGCTCTTCGCCCCGATGCTCCCCGGATCATAGAGATTTATGGGAAGCCCATGCGAGGGCGCCTCGGACAGACGCACGTTGCGCGGAATGATCGTCCTGAACACCTTGCGGCCGAAATGGCCCACCACATTCTCCACCACCTCATGTGCGAGCCTGGTACGCGAATCGAACATGGTGAAGATGATACCCCCTATCGTGAGAGAGGGATTGAAGCGCTGTCTCACCCGATCCACCGTGGAGAGGAGGAGAGAGAGCCCCTCGAGGGCGAAGTACTCGCACTGGAGCGGAATGTAGACCGTCTCCGCCGCCACGAGCCCGTTCACGGTGAGCACCCCCAGAGAGGGAGGAGAGTCGATGAACACATAGTCATACGAAGCCTTCACCTCGGAAAGGGCTTTCTTCAACAGGAACTCCCTCCCCTCCACATCGACCAGTTCCACAT includes these proteins:
- a CDS encoding ParB/RepB/Spo0J family partition protein, with the translated sequence MAKRGLGKGIDALLGGGLDFSEEEGSLREVEVERLVPQEGQPRKHFDEAALEDLARSIKEKGVLQPLLVEELPGGKFRIVAGERRYRAAKLAGRTTVPVIVRSFTEQERLEIALIENIQREDLTPIEEAQAYRALMEHAGLTQEQLAERLGKSRPVIANALRLLQLPEEMQRALDERTITPGHARAILSVPDDEGRRRLFSQIVKEGLSVREAERRAARVAGDAAGRKTPADERARDPFLRDLEDRCIERLGTKVRIKGSLERGVVEIAYFSKDDLERLIEVLLGGE
- a CDS encoding ParA family protein yields the protein MGYTFRMVVVFANQKGGVGKTTTAVNLGAYLAEMGKRVLLVDFDPQANLSSSVGARGKLPTIYEVLRGDAEISRAIHATPVDRLEVIPSTIHLTGANVELVDVEGREFLLKKALSEVKASYDYVFIDSPPSLGVLTVNGLVAAETVYIPLQCEYFALEGLSLLLSTVDRVRQRFNPSLTIGGIIFTMFDSRTRLAHEVVENVVGHFGRKVFRTIIPRNVRLSEAPSHGLPINLYDPGSIGAKSYKKLAEEVLSRG